In one Lolium rigidum isolate FL_2022 chromosome 3, APGP_CSIRO_Lrig_0.1, whole genome shotgun sequence genomic region, the following are encoded:
- the LOC124700391 gene encoding uncharacterized protein LOC124700391, with product MDPDGEFLRLSTVLNDAYLHAADDGRSVRLDACQVSYNAVWAVERRPWTDGQGRVTPYILLRGAYGRYLGATDTPSSCFPCLRVVAAQRDFDEAMVKDIMWQVFKRDDGMITLLSATGCYLEYYSRPRSSSTTRLWKVDVLPRLSRPQLMIDTKPKWVKLLANLQWLCSSEREVNWVLADCAGNINEAYWGRFMFDGRDISSLEKELSLLVSLPTTLCVRAGRHGQPTPLCINLPRSNEPLHVVLFLKNTTGSGRLVYPDLSQQGPRIKLD from the exons ATGGACCCAGACGGGGAGTTTCTGCGGTTAAGCACCGTGTTGAACGACGCATACCTTCACGCTGCAGATGATGGCCGTTCTGTCCGTcttgatgcctgccaagtgtcGTACAACGCAGTGTGGGCGGTGGAGCGGCGCCCGTGGACCGATGGACAAGGCCGCGTCACACCTTACATACTCCTTCGCGGAGCATACGGCAGATACCTCGGGGCAACCGACACACCTTCTTCCTGTTTCCCGTGTCTACGGGTTGTCGCCGCACAGCGCGACTTCGACGAGGCAATGGTTAAGGATATCATGTGGCAGGTCTTCAAAAGAGATGATGGCATGATCACGTTGCTGTCTGCTACTGGGTGTTATCTTGAGTATTACTCCAGACCTCGTAGTTCTTCCACGACACGACTTTGGAAGGTGGACGTACTCCCGAGACTCAGTAGGCCGCAACTTATGATTGAT ACAAAGCCCAAGTGGGTGAAGCTCCTCGCCAATCTCCAATGGTTGTGCTCCTCAGAGCGGGAGGTCAATTGGGTTCTCGCAGACTGCGCTGGTAATATAAATGAGGCATATTGGGGAAGATTTATGTTTGATGGCAGGGATATCTCTTCTCTAGAGAAGGAGCTTAGCCTGCTGGTTTCCCTACCGACCACTCTCTGCGTTCGTGCTGGCCGCCACGGGCAACCAACCCCGCTTTGCATCAACTTGCCCCGGAGCAACGAGCCACTACACGTCGTTTTATTTCTGAAAAACACAACAG